aattaagAATTAAGTATCGATATTAACTATCGATACACTAAGGCAAGGCTAAACTATTGGCGGGAATATGACGTCACTTTCGCGAAAGGAAGGGGGAAAGAAAGTTCACTGCTCCCAACCTTTACCTTTTGTTATTTAGTGCTACATTTACTTCTTTACAGTTTGAACCAAGGTTTAAACAAGTCGTGCAGGTTTTTCAGTATTTTActgataataatatttaattgaTCTCCATCTGATTTATTTCCCAGACAACGCTTCGAAATTTTCAAACTTGTTTTCCGGTGCcttaattattttctaaacTCTTTTCATTCAGTTCGAACCTAGCACCATAGACAAGGTCTTTGTCTATGCTAGCACGGATCAACCTTTGGCAGGGGCGGTtaaattgatatttaaaaaatcggcaTAATTTGCTTACGTGAGAAAGAAAACGCCAGCAGGCGGCCAGGAGGGTGGGTCAATCAGGTCATAGGGGGCGTTTCGAAATATGCTTTGAAGTGTCAAAGCATCTACGTAGTTGTACCGAGGGAAACTCGCGTTCCATCACTGAGCCTATTTAAGAGAAAATTTGGAATTGATTGTATTCtcaagaaaaaccaacaagtATATCAACGACTGACCTGAACTGTGCAGCAAAAGACAGGACGAGTGTGTGGATCGAAAAACCTCCACGTGGTCGGTCAGTGTCTCGCTTGTCTATCGCGTAAATTCCTATTTTTCATCTCAGAGTAGATCTTGTTGGAATGCCACAGTCTACGATCTCTCCCATCCGAATGACTGATGCCCATTCAGCTACTTCAGTTGGATCAGCTAGCAGCCTTTTAGTTTCTTCAGAAAGTGAATCGGGtaatacaaattttaatttcttgtcACATGTCATAAAGTCTCACACCATTACCTTTCTCATATATAATAGCTAAGGAAAAGTTAGATAGCACAAGCAGTCTAAAGAATGGGTATGTTGGATCATTCTCAACCCTGGCGCAGCCTTGTCTGCCTTATCCACCCTACCCAGAAACTGAGCAAAAGAATAGGGCAGTTTCGATGGCTGAAACATCACCAGTGCTTCGGCATGTCCAGGAGCAGAAAACGGCAGAAAAGACTGAATCTACCCTTATAACTCCCAAAGGTGAGGAGTCAAGCATCAAAGATGATGCTTTGAAGAAAGATAGATGCTTGTCGACAGCATCTTCAGAAAGTAGTGGTGGAGGTTGTGGAGGgcttaagaagaaaacatataGACGTTTTGGAGAAgtagataaagaagaaaagaagaaaatgacacCCAGACAATGGCTCCTCCTGACTGTTCTTTCTTTGGCTACTCTCACATCATCTTTTGCTATTTGCCTTTTCCCCCCATTCTTTCCCAAAATTGTAAGTATTCCTGCCACATGTTCTTGAATAAGTGAAGAAGTTTTACTAATTATTATATTTCCCAGGCTGAAGAAAAAGGTGCTACAGTATCTATATATGGCTTTATCATTGGTACCAACTGCCTGACATCTTTTCTTATCACTCCTTTTATTGGAAAAAACGTAACAGATAATCAGCTTCGTTTAAAAACATCattgtaatttatttcttttaatagCTCAAAGTTATCGGCGTGCGATTCGCTTTTGTTTCTGGTGTTTTCATCGGAGGTGTCTGCTGCTTGTTGTCAgggtaaataattttttgggcAAGAAACaaagataattttattttttctgtttaacGTTTCACAGATTTTTAGAGTACTTTCCTGAAGGAATGTCATTCATCGTAATATCTATATTAATTCGTGTTATCCACGCGGCTGGAAATGCGGGCACGATTACATCAACATTTACCTACACTGCAGTGGAATTTCCCAATTCTGTTGCCAAAATCTTTGTAAGATTTAAAGTTCAAGTAATTTCTTTCATAAAacctaattttaattttattgatttgcaGAGTCTAACGCGAACCATGATGAACATTGCCCAGCTCGCCGGACCGATTGTCGGCGGTGCCTTGTATGAAGTCGGCGGTTTTAAGACTCCCTTCATCCTCATGGGGGGAATTCAAACTATTATGGCGTTTATTGCATTACCTTTCCTTCCGGATTATGATGGTGGGTTCAATCAATTCTACTCTGCTCTATCAACGTCTTAATTTAGTTTCTCCGCTCCTTTAGTGTCACAGTATGACGAGGGATCTAGTAAAAAGCAATCCCCTTTGGCCATTTTGTGCATCCCGTCAATTTGGATCCCATTCTTCACTTTCATCGTATCGACTATGTCGAACGGGTTTCTCTCGATTAACCTAGAACCGCAAGTGTTGCGAACGGTATGCTCTCACGTTGTCTTTCCCTTGTGTAGCCGAATTATTTATAgctttttttattggattttcAGTTTAACTTGACACCATTTTACGTGGGAATCTTCTTCGGTCTGAAAGACGGTGCCAACAGCATTGCCAGTCCTATTTGGGGATACTTGTGTGATCGCCGTGGATCCGTGAAACTTTGCCTTCTATCCAGCACTCTGATTGGAGCTTTGTCCATATTTTTGCTAGGACCCTTCCCTTTCGTTCCTATTGATCGGTAATCCCCACATCTGACTTTTTTCCTTTGGCAAAGTGCATCTCAAACTAATTGCTgttatacttttttttgttctagaAACCTAGTTGTAGTTGGAATCGCATTGGCACTAAGTGGAGTTGCGTTTTCTGGACAACAAGTATCTGGAGTAGTCGACGCCATGAGGGAGGCTGTGTAAGTTATAATTGGATTTGATTTCgtaaattgtttcaaaataaCTTTCCCCTATTGCAACATCAACAAAAATAGCCACGCTGGGTATCCGGATAATCCAAGCACTCACGGACTCGTTGCCGGTATCTGGTCGTCACTTAGCGGTGCTGGACGTTTTGTGTCTCGCGCCGGCACTGGCATCTTAGTGGATCACATTGGATTTCAAATGACGGCTGTCGTGGTCTTCTCTGTCCAAATTATAGTCGTAAGTGATTTATAATTCGATTTGTTTGGGAGAAAGTGACAGCTGGATTGACGGTTGCATTTCGGCTTTCATAGGGCATGGCTACCATCGTATTCATGCTGCCCAAGTGCAGGAAAAATGACGGCAAAAAAGGTGATGACACGGTGGTGGATGCTATTTCCACTCGCACCACATCATTCACTTACTCAGTCGTTGATGTTGGCGAATTCCCACGATTAACTGTTTCCCAACCAGAATCGCCGGCCGAGTCGGTCACGTGCAAATCGGTGTCGATCCCGTTGCCTCGGGACTGTGCCATCATTCGTCGCATGCGCGCTGAAACGTATGCTGGATTCTCCGGCTGAAAAAGTAGCAATAAATTACATCCTACTACCACGCTTTACCTCCCCCAACTTGCGCTTCATATCAGGTCTCTAGCCTTTATTTCCATGTATTTCTTGTTCTTCCTTTAATTCCTTTGGGTGGGCCggctttaaatattttttaatgatggaTTATGTCCGGCCCACCCACGCTCAACTATCAAATCTCTAATCAATTcttaatcttaaaaaaaaaaaaaaaagagaaaaatatttgttatttagCGTAAtctcaattttgtttgttctggCTAGCTCATTGTTTATATAACTtgttgttattaaaaaaagaagaatatagtATTATCATGGCTGCTACTATCACACGCCATAAAAATTCAGTTTCTTTAGTTGATAATTGTTTTGACGTTTAGTGAAATATTTTACTCCCATTAGTGCATCAAATTTGAAGCCAAATATTGTTGaagatttaactttttttaaggTTAGTAGTCTTAAGTAGAGTAGGCaaaacttgtttatttttaatcctATTGTTTTCGATTTTAAACATAATTTGgcttccccttttcttttttgacagcAAAGATTGGATTAGGAATGGAGCAAAAATCGACCGAGACACGAAGCCTTCCCACTCGAATCGATATTGAACTTCAGTTTCTTTCGAATTTGGGTTAAAAATGTACGGTAGTTAATGAAAGACTAATGGGTTTTTATAACTGTTTTAGTCGCCACTGCACTTTATCAACAAATAAattatcgatttttcttttttcagttgCTGACGTTGGTTGCTTGCGTGCCCATCAGAGCATCCACTCCCGTCTGATGCAATCAGGAACCCGTTTGCACACGTCGAAAATGTTAAGCCAAAACGGGACCCATTCGGGCATGCATCCGAGCGGAGGAAGGAACCTCGACAACGGTTGAATGGGTTTGCAGCCAGAGTCAGATGTTGAGCTTTGATGTACTACTACACCATTAGATAGACAGGTAAGAGGAATACATCTCCACTAAGTTATTTTGGAAAAACCTGGGGCGAAATAATGTTCGCCAACCGTTATAGCGCGATACACTtctctttattattatcattaccGAAGGCTTTttccgaaagaaaagaagcctTTGAAATTTCGAacaggaaggaagaaaaaacctgTGCACTTCACTTTAGTTTTTAACTGTGAACGGAATGAGAAACCAAACACGGAGAAAATTAGGCACTCCGTCCTTTGAATAGTAGCTATATTCCCATAACtgtaaagagaagaaaagtgtATCTATTTCTCGATAGCTCGAAGCAATTGAGcccctttcattttttcttcgtcggtgtcaaattcattttccgaTTGATTAATTTACTCATGGaggttttctttcatttcgcaACATCGTCTTTTACACTTGGGCGCAATCAACCGTGCAAGTATGTGGAATACCGtgtgaaattcttttcttttggtgttTTGATTGTACATGACGGCACGGGAGAACGTCTAACGCAATCAGCCAATGTACCGTGATATCTAAGAACCGCCTGTCGGACTAGATCTAATACACCCACGTGCTTATGGTGGTGCTGGGTACATCAATATAACGGGAAATTCTATCTCGTAGTATACTGGAACAGCATATTCAGTTCATCGAGCTTGttcgaaataattcaatttttagaaatggcAAAATAGTGCACGGAAGAGTTTGGTCACGCGGTCTGACGTGGGTGAACGGATAATCTTCGTTTGATGATGCACTGAAATGTCATCCAACGTCATAATCcattaattaatgaaaaagaaagggattttttattttatattcaaCGCGTTTAATTGAATTTGGGGCGCCAAAAACCTTGTGGTGGATGAGAAAATTGTGTGACCTTACTGCATCCTTGTAAAAGAGAATTTCCATTTGAGTTTTTCACTCGTAtcgacttttatctttttttataaaaagcaGAGGGGCATTTTACGACTGGCTAAACATTGGTGGGTGGGCGGGAGACGCAACCAGAGAATATATAATGTAATAAAAGTTCATGGAATCATGGCAGTATAAAAGCCCAAAGGCAAatttagttgttgttttttcctcgCGTTCCCCTCTAATTATTGGGATATATTTTGTACGTGTTTAGTGCTATCAAAAATAGGCGCTCATTTTCTATTGTGCAGACACAACCACCACAAAGGAATCCTTGACCATTTCCTGAGCTCGTAAAAGTTTCCGTGAGGAAACgaactaaaaaagaagaagaaaaacaacaattctTAAGGTCAAATCAGTAAAATTTTATGGAATCGTCCgtacattttttgaattttagtaGCAAGGTGACATTCAGCATTATTTGTAAATGTTATTCGATCTATTCGACTGAATAACGGGTGTGGCTTTAATACGCATATTCGTACGAGTAATTGCGGTGGAAACCGGACGTCCATTATAGACACCGTCAAAACGTAATACTTACAAGgataaaaacagaaatagaCGAAtttgggagaaagaaaaaatgtcatttAACGGGATAGGGTTGGTGATGGATTATTAGCTCGATGGATGGACGCCTTTGCGGTCGATCCcatttgacgttttttttccccccttttgagACATGTCAAGACAAAGGGAAATGTGAGACCGTTGACCGACTCACGAATATACTATATTGGCCGTTCACGCACACTTTCTCTGCTCCAACCACAAGACGACAAGAAGGAAATGCTTCGTTACTTGCTCTTATATCCGTATAGTATCCGAGTTATCGAACTGCTTCCAACCGGACAGAATGTGTGCGGTATGCTTTTATATATGACAGTCGTACTTTTCGTCTATGGTTTATGATTACGCGCGTCGTGACTGGAGACTAGAGAGACGAGTAAAACCAGTTCATTGAATTTCCCGAGCTCTGCACATGTCGTGTTGAGGAGGAATAGTCATTCCAACCTTTTCTTCCGTTCGTCCTGCTGATAACATAAAACGACCGTAATCAtttgaaaactaaattttgttcACTTTCATCCGTAGGTGGGAGTCTGAACGCATATAAAAGAGCCACTCTATCGGATGAGAAAGGCTGTTATCAATTCACTGcttgggagaagaagaagggagaatATCGTTGACGAtatcatttcccttttttctcaattCGGATGTTATCCGATATTCCCTAGAGAGATGTCCCGACTGTATTTCCTCgacatgcacacacacacacatatagatACAGTTACGAAGAGAAAGTGGAGAGACTATACTCTAAGcattttccaacttgttacatAAAAACTTTGCACGACGAACTCTCTATATCGATTTGCAcgcgcttttttttattattattacgttcCGTTTCGGGAaacaatggaagaaaaaaaataaaagatttgttttattttatttagaccCCAAGACCCCCTACGCTCCTGCACAGATGCCGCGCCCAATGAAGATTGACTATGACACCGGTCAATTTGTATTTCTTAGAAATGGGACCTGGACGCCAGATATTCCGCCGGATTATGTCTGGAgcttagaaaaaaagaagtcgttCATTTCCTATACACCGAACCCGATGTGTATCGGTTTCGTACATGTAAAAAGAGTGATGATggtaagaataaaacttttttttttttttttttcgatattaTAGGCTTTGGCTGGAGGCCGTGTAGAGATCAAAGTATATACTCACGCTAAggttttccttatttcttcCTCCCCTTTGGGGGTGGTGTTATTGATCTTTCTTGTGTGTCTATACGATTTTCGTATGGTACACAgttcaaaaaaagggggaaggaaaaaaattactttcgttctttcaaaacttttctatttcgttggttgtttttttttcttcttctctcgaatCTTTTGCCGgcgtgataaaaaaaaaatcaattgaatttcctTTCCGTCTACCCCGcccttcaaaaaataaaaactttagccacaacaacaatatTTACCCCGTTTGTTcttatatttattctttttgattgCATTTCCCTCGTGCTTGTCCCGCCGTGAAGAATGACGCggccagaaaaaaataaaagaaatccctttttttatttcggggTTCCTGTTGTACACCAATTTCctgcttttattttcttggcgTTGAAAAGATGTAACAGTGATCATTTCCTGGAATTTTCTCTTGTCtcgttacatttttatttctctcccgaaaaaaaaaatagtagaagaagaagccgtcGATTCGGTTGGGGACCGCCACATTCAATCGTGCGCGTAGCAACCGCCggcgtgcacacacacacacacacacaggtatCCACCTCCTCTTTTCCAACCCCAGCCTTGTTACTCTCCCGCACGACGTTATAGGCAAAGAGTTGGGTGTCCGCGCGGGCCAGTCTGCCGGCCGCTGCAATCCGGTACGCACCTTCAACTATTCCCGCTAACCAGTGAAATATACAGTAATGCTCAAGAGTGAAACAGATTTTTGATCAAAAAAAGTgcatcatcatttttctgcgggaaaaatttaaaaaatgaggagAACCAAAATCTCGGCGCTAAGGTaagaaatggaatttttctcttttc
This sequence is a window from Daphnia pulicaria isolate SC F1-1A chromosome 7, SC_F0-13Bv2, whole genome shotgun sequence. Protein-coding genes within it:
- the LOC124349530 gene encoding MFS-type transporter SLC18B1-like; amino-acid sequence: MPQSTISPIRMTDAHSATSVGSASSLLVSSESESAKEKLDSTSSLKNGYVGSFSTLAQPCLPYPPYPETEQKNRAVSMAETSPVLRHVQEQKTAEKTESTLITPKGEESSIKDDALKKDRCLSTASSESSGGGCGGLKKKTYRRFGEVDKEEKKKMTPRQWLLLTVLSLATLTSSFAICLFPPFFPKIAEEKGATVSIYGFIIGTNCLTSFLITPFIGKNLKVIGVRFAFVSGVFIGGVCCLLSGFLEYFPEGMSFIVISILIRVIHAAGNAGTITSTFTYTAVEFPNSVAKIFSLTRTMMNIAQLAGPIVGGALYEVGGFKTPFILMGGIQTIMAFIALPFLPDYDVSQYDEGSSKKQSPLAILCIPSIWIPFFTFIVSTMSNGFLSINLEPQVLRTFNLTPFYVGIFFGLKDGANSIASPIWGYLCDRRGSVKLCLLSSTLIGALSIFLLGPFPFVPIDRNLVVVGIALALSGVAFSGQQVSGVVDAMREAVHAGYPDNPSTHGLVAGIWSSLSGAGRFVSRAGTGILVDHIGFQMTAVVVFSVQIIVGMATIVFMLPKCRKNDGKKGDDTVVDAISTRTTSFTYSVVDVGEFPRLTVSQPESPAESVTCKSVSIPLPRDCAIIRRMRAETYAGFSG